One region of Pseudomonas alvandae genomic DNA includes:
- the infB gene encoding translation initiation factor IF-2, translating into MTQVTVKQLADEVKTPVERLLQQMREAGLPHTAAEEHVTDSEKQSLLTHLKSSHKAKVEEPRKITLQRKTTSTLRVAGSKSISVEVRKKKVFVQRSPEEIEAERKRELEERRAVENAARQKAEEEAKRRAEEEARRQPAAAQPAPAEAVEAVASVAEPVREAAPVVAPAPAPADTRKRDEQRRPDKPRADDNRRGSGDGERKNAPHRASVKEKAPAPRVAPRTTDEESDGFRRGGRGKAKLKKRNAHGFQSPTGPVVREVKIGETITVGDLAQQMSVKAAEIIKFMFKLGTPATINQVLDQETAQLVAEELGHKVTLVSDTALEDSLAESLKFEGEAVSRAPVVTVMGHVDHGKTSLLDYIRRAKVAAGEAGGITQHIGAYHVETDRGMVTFLDTPGHAAFTAMRARGAKATDIVILVVAADDGVMPQTIEAVQHAQAAGVPLVVAVNKIDKPGADLDRIRSELSVHGVTSEEWGGDTPFVPVSAKMGTGVDELLEAVLLQAEVLELTATPSAPGRGVVVESRLDKGRGPVATVLVQDGTLRQGDMVLVGSNYGRVRAMLDENGKPIKEAGPAIPVEILGLDGTPDAGDEMSVVADEKKAREVALFRQGKFREVKLARAHAGKLENIFENMGQEEKKTLNIVLKSDVRGSLEALQGALNGLGNDEVQVRVVGGGVGGITESDANLALASNAVLFGFNVRADAGARKIVEQEGLDMRYYNVIYDIIEDVKKALTGMLGSDVRENILGVAEVRDVFRSPKFGAIAGCMVIEGVVHRNRPIRVLREDIVIFEGELESLRRFKDDASEVRAGMECGIGVKSYNDVKVGDKIEVFEKVQVARSL; encoded by the coding sequence ATGACGCAAGTCACGGTGAAACAACTGGCCGATGAGGTCAAAACACCGGTAGAGCGCCTGTTGCAGCAGATGCGTGAGGCAGGTCTGCCGCACACCGCCGCCGAGGAACATGTGACCGACAGTGAGAAGCAGTCCCTGCTGACTCACTTGAAGAGCAGTCACAAGGCGAAAGTGGAAGAACCGCGCAAGATCACTCTGCAGCGTAAAACCACCAGCACCCTGCGTGTTGCCGGTAGCAAAAGCATCAGCGTTGAAGTACGCAAGAAGAAAGTCTTCGTACAACGTAGCCCGGAAGAAATCGAAGCCGAGCGCAAACGCGAACTGGAAGAACGTCGCGCAGTAGAAAATGCTGCTCGTCAGAAGGCTGAAGAAGAAGCCAAGCGTCGCGCTGAAGAAGAAGCGCGTCGCCAGCCTGCTGCTGCGCAACCCGCTCCGGCCGAAGCTGTCGAGGCTGTTGCCTCGGTTGCCGAACCTGTGCGCGAAGCCGCTCCAGTCGTAGCGCCGGCGCCGGCTCCGGCCGATACCCGCAAGCGCGACGAACAGCGTCGTCCCGACAAACCACGTGCCGACGACAACCGTCGTGGTAGTGGCGATGGCGAGCGCAAGAACGCGCCTCATCGTGCTTCGGTCAAGGAAAAGGCGCCGGCACCACGCGTTGCGCCTCGTACTACCGACGAAGAGAGCGATGGCTTCCGTCGCGGCGGTCGTGGCAAGGCCAAGCTGAAGAAACGCAACGCTCACGGTTTCCAGAGCCCAACCGGCCCTGTCGTGCGCGAAGTGAAGATCGGCGAGACCATCACTGTGGGCGACCTGGCCCAGCAGATGTCGGTCAAGGCTGCTGAAATCATCAAGTTCATGTTCAAGCTGGGGACCCCGGCCACCATCAACCAGGTTCTGGACCAGGAAACTGCCCAGCTGGTCGCTGAAGAGCTGGGCCACAAAGTGACCCTGGTCAGCGACACCGCCCTGGAAGATTCCTTGGCCGAGTCCCTGAAGTTCGAAGGTGAGGCGGTTTCCCGTGCTCCGGTCGTGACCGTCATGGGCCACGTCGACCACGGTAAAACGTCCCTGCTCGACTATATTCGTCGTGCCAAGGTTGCGGCTGGCGAAGCGGGTGGTATCACCCAGCACATCGGTGCCTATCACGTTGAAACCGACCGCGGCATGGTGACGTTCCTCGACACCCCGGGTCACGCCGCGTTTACCGCGATGCGTGCTCGTGGTGCCAAGGCAACCGACATCGTGATCCTGGTGGTTGCGGCGGACGACGGCGTCATGCCGCAGACTATCGAAGCCGTCCAGCATGCCCAGGCTGCTGGCGTGCCGCTGGTGGTCGCGGTGAACAAGATCGACAAGCCGGGCGCTGATCTCGATCGCATCCGCAGCGAACTGTCGGTCCACGGCGTGACCTCCGAAGAGTGGGGTGGCGACACTCCATTCGTTCCGGTTTCCGCGAAGATGGGTACTGGCGTCGACGAACTGCTCGAAGCTGTCCTGTTGCAGGCCGAGGTTCTGGAATTGACCGCTACGCCTTCGGCTCCTGGCCGTGGTGTGGTTGTTGAATCGCGCCTCGACAAGGGCCGCGGCCCGGTGGCTACCGTACTGGTTCAAGACGGTACCCTGCGCCAAGGCGACATGGTGCTGGTCGGCTCGAACTATGGCCGCGTGCGCGCCATGCTCGACGAGAACGGCAAGCCAATCAAGGAAGCCGGTCCGGCTATCCCGGTCGAGATCCTCGGCCTGGACGGTACCCCGGACGCTGGCGACGAAATGAGCGTTGTGGCTGACGAGAAGAAAGCCCGTGAAGTCGCGCTGTTCCGTCAAGGCAAGTTCCGCGAAGTCAAGCTGGCCCGTGCTCACGCCGGCAAGCTGGAAAACATCTTCGAGAACATGGGCCAGGAAGAGAAGAAGACGCTCAACATCGTCCTCAAATCCGACGTCCGTGGTTCGCTGGAAGCCTTGCAGGGCGCCTTGAACGGCCTGGGTAACGATGAAGTGCAAGTGCGCGTGGTCGGTGGCGGTGTCGGTGGTATCACCGAATCCGACGCCAACCTGGCACTGGCTTCCAACGCTGTACTGTTCGGCTTCAACGTGCGTGCCGATGCTGGCGCTCGCAAGATCGTCGAGCAGGAAGGCCTGGACATGCGTTACTACAACGTGATCTACGACATCATCGAAGACGTCAAGAAAGCGTTGACCGGTATGTTGGGCAGCGACGTTCGGGAGAACATCCTGGGCGTGGCCGAAGTTCGCGACGTGTTCCGTTCGCCGAAGTTCGGTGCCATCGCCGGTTGCATGGTGATCGAAGGTGTCGTTCACCGTAACCGTCCGATCCGCGTGCTGCGTGAAGACATCGTGATCTTCGAAGGCGAGCTGGAATCCCTGCGTCGCTTCAAGGATGACGCTTCCGAAGTGCGTGCTGGCATGGAATGCGGTATTGGCGTCAAGAGCTACAACGACGTCAAGGTCGGCGACAAGATCGAAGTCTTCGAGAAGGTCCAGGTTGCTCGCAGCCTCTGA
- the rbfA gene encoding 30S ribosome-binding factor RbfA, with translation MAKEYSRTQRIGDQMQRELAQLIRREVKDPRVGLVTITAVEVSRDVGHAKIFITVMGQDSAEEIAQSIKVLNSAAGFLRMQLAREMKLRSVPQLHFHYDESVVRGAHLSALIERAVAEDSQHPATAEPEDTKE, from the coding sequence ATGGCAAAAGAATACAGCCGTACCCAACGAATCGGCGATCAGATGCAGCGCGAGCTGGCCCAGCTGATCCGTCGCGAAGTCAAGGACCCGCGCGTCGGCCTGGTCACCATTACCGCAGTGGAAGTCAGCCGTGACGTCGGTCACGCGAAGATTTTCATCACCGTGATGGGTCAGGACAGCGCCGAAGAAATCGCCCAGAGCATCAAGGTGCTCAATTCGGCTGCCGGTTTCCTGCGTATGCAGTTGGCCCGGGAAATGAAGCTGCGCAGCGTTCCGCAGTTGCACTTCCACTACGACGAGAGCGTCGTGCGTGGCGCGCATCTGTCGGCGCTGATCGAGCGTGCCGTGGCCGAAGACAGCCAGCACCCGGCGACCGCTGAACCCGAAGACACCAAGGAGTAA
- the truB gene encoding tRNA pseudouridine(55) synthase TruB → MAQVKRIRRNVSGIILLDKPLGFTSNAALQKVRWLLNAEKAGHTGSLDPLATGVLPLCFGEATKFSQYLLDSDKGYETLAQLGKTTTTADAEGEVLLERPVTVGQADVEAVLPKFRGQISQIPPMYSALKRDGQPLYKLARAGEVVEREPRSVTIARLELLAFDGNTARLAVDCSKGTYIRTLVEDIGEQLGCGAYVAELRRTQAGPFTLAQTVTLEELEAVHAEGGNEAVDRFLMPSDSGLLDWPLLQFSEHSAFYWLNGQPVRAPDAPKFGMVRVQDHNGRFIGIGEVSEDGRIAPRRLIRSE, encoded by the coding sequence GTGGCTCAGGTCAAACGTATCCGTCGTAACGTCAGCGGCATCATCCTGCTCGACAAGCCGCTGGGATTCACTTCCAACGCAGCCTTGCAGAAAGTGCGCTGGTTGCTCAACGCCGAGAAGGCCGGTCACACCGGCAGCCTCGATCCGCTGGCTACTGGCGTGCTGCCGCTGTGCTTTGGCGAGGCAACCAAGTTCTCCCAGTACCTGCTCGATTCCGACAAGGGTTATGAAACCCTGGCGCAGTTGGGCAAGACCACCACCACGGCGGACGCCGAAGGTGAGGTTTTGCTGGAGCGCCCGGTGACCGTTGGTCAGGCGGATGTCGAGGCGGTGCTGCCGAAATTTCGCGGACAAATCAGTCAGATACCGCCGATGTACTCCGCCCTCAAGCGTGATGGCCAGCCGTTGTACAAACTGGCCCGTGCAGGCGAAGTAGTGGAGCGTGAACCGCGTTCTGTTACTATTGCGCGCTTGGAATTGCTGGCCTTTGACGGTAATACTGCGCGGCTGGCAGTGGATTGCAGCAAAGGCACCTATATCCGAACCCTGGTGGAGGATATTGGCGAGCAGCTCGGTTGTGGCGCGTACGTGGCAGAATTGCGACGGACCCAGGCCGGGCCTTTCACGTTGGCCCAGACGGTCACGCTGGAAGAGCTCGAAGCGGTGCATGCCGAAGGCGGCAACGAAGCGGTCGACCGCTTCCTGATGCCATCGGACAGCGGCCTGCTGGATTGGCCGCTCTTGCAGTTCTCGGAACACAGTGCGTTCTACTGGCTCAACGGCCAGCCGGTACGTGCCCCGGATGCGCCGAAGTTCGGCATGGTCCGGGTACAGGATCACAACGGTCGCTTCATTGGTATCGGTGAAGTGAGCGAAGACGGGCGCATTGCGCCGCGTCGACTGATTCGGTCGGAATGA
- the rpsO gene encoding 30S ribosomal protein S15, with the protein MALSVEEKAQIVTDYQQAVGDTGSPEVQVALLTANINKLQGHFKANGKDHHSRRGLIRMVNQRRKLLDYLKGKDVNRYSTLIGRLGLRR; encoded by the coding sequence ATGGCACTCAGCGTTGAAGAAAAAGCTCAGATCGTGACCGACTACCAGCAAGCTGTTGGTGATACTGGTTCGCCAGAAGTGCAAGTTGCACTGCTGACCGCCAACATCAACAAACTGCAAGGTCACTTCAAGGCCAACGGTAAAGATCACCACTCCCGTCGTGGTCTGATCCGCATGGTAAACCAGCGTCGCAAGCTGCTGGATTACCTCAAGGGCAAGGACGTTAATCGTTACAGCACCTTGATCGGTCGCCTGGGTCTGCGTCGCTAA
- the pnp gene encoding polyribonucleotide nucleotidyltransferase has protein sequence MNPVIKKFQFGQSTVTLETGRIARQASGAVLVTVDDDVSVLVTVVGAKQADPGKGFFPLSVHYQEKTYAAGKIPGGFFKREGRPSEKETLTSRLIDRPIRPLFPEGFMNEVQVVCTVVSTSKKTDPDIAAMIGTSAALAISGIPFDGPIGAARVAFHESTGYLLNPTYEQLKASSLDMVVAGTSEAVLMVESEAKELTEDQMLGAVLFAHDEFQVVINAVKELAAEAAKPTWTWAPQPEATELLGAIRAEFGDAISQAYTITIKADRYARLGELKDQVVAKFSGEEGQPSASDVKAAFGEIEYRTVRENIVNGKPRIDGRDTRTVRPLNIEVGVLPKTHGSALFTRGETQALVVATLGTARDAQLLDTLEGEKKDPFMLHYNFPPFSVGECGRMGGAGRREIGHGRLARRSVQAMLPAADVFPYTIRVVSEITESNGSSSMASVCGASLALMDAGVPMKAPVAGIAMGLVKEGEKFAVLTDILGDEDHLGDMDFKVAGTAKGVTALQMDIKIKGITEEIMEIALGQALEARLNILGQMNQIIGQSRTELSENAPTMIAMKIDTDKIRDVIGKGGATIRAICEETKASIDIEDDGSIKIFGETKEAAEAARQRVLGITAEAEIGKIYVGKVERIVDFGAFVNILPGKDGLVHISMLSDARVEKVTDILKEGQEVEVLVLDVDNRGRIKLSIKDVAAAKASGV, from the coding sequence GTGAACCCGGTAATCAAAAAATTCCAGTTCGGTCAGTCGACCGTTACCCTCGAGACTGGCCGTATCGCCCGTCAGGCCTCCGGCGCAGTGCTGGTCACCGTTGACGACGACGTCAGCGTATTGGTGACCGTTGTCGGTGCCAAGCAAGCCGATCCAGGCAAGGGCTTCTTCCCTCTGTCTGTTCACTACCAGGAAAAGACTTACGCTGCCGGTAAGATCCCTGGCGGTTTCTTCAAGCGCGAAGGCCGTCCTTCCGAGAAAGAAACCCTGACTTCCCGACTGATCGACCGTCCGATCCGTCCGCTGTTCCCCGAAGGTTTCATGAACGAAGTGCAGGTTGTCTGCACCGTCGTGTCCACCAGCAAGAAGACCGATCCGGACATCGCTGCGATGATCGGTACCTCGGCTGCCCTGGCCATCTCCGGCATTCCTTTCGATGGTCCGATCGGCGCTGCCCGCGTTGCGTTCCACGAGAGCACCGGTTACCTGCTGAACCCGACCTACGAGCAGTTGAAGGCTTCCAGCCTGGACATGGTCGTGGCCGGTACTTCCGAAGCTGTGCTGATGGTTGAATCCGAAGCCAAAGAGCTGACCGAAGACCAGATGCTGGGCGCCGTGCTGTTTGCCCACGACGAGTTCCAGGTGGTGATCAACGCCGTCAAGGAACTCGCCGCCGAAGCCGCCAAGCCAACCTGGACCTGGGCTCCACAGCCAGAAGCCACCGAGCTGCTGGGCGCGATCCGTGCCGAGTTCGGCGACGCGATCTCCCAGGCCTACACCATCACCATCAAGGCCGACCGTTATGCGCGCCTGGGTGAGCTGAAAGACCAGGTCGTTGCCAAGTTCTCCGGCGAAGAAGGTCAGCCATCGGCCAGCGACGTCAAGGCTGCTTTCGGTGAAATCGAATACCGCACCGTTCGCGAAAATATCGTCAACGGCAAGCCACGTATCGACGGTCGCGACACCCGCACCGTACGTCCGCTGAACATCGAAGTCGGCGTCCTGCCGAAGACTCACGGTTCGGCACTGTTCACCCGTGGCGAAACCCAGGCCCTGGTCGTTGCAACATTGGGCACCGCCCGTGACGCGCAACTGCTCGACACCCTGGAAGGCGAAAAGAAAGACCCGTTCATGCTGCACTACAACTTCCCGCCGTTCTCGGTGGGCGAGTGTGGTCGCATGGGTGGCGCCGGTCGCCGCGAAATCGGCCACGGTCGTCTGGCCCGTCGTTCGGTCCAGGCCATGCTGCCAGCCGCTGACGTATTCCCGTACACCATCCGTGTGGTCTCGGAAATTACCGAATCCAACGGTTCGAGCTCGATGGCTTCGGTCTGCGGCGCTTCCCTGGCCCTGATGGACGCTGGCGTACCGATGAAGGCGCCGGTTGCCGGTATCGCGATGGGTCTGGTCAAGGAAGGCGAGAAGTTCGCTGTCCTTACCGACATCCTGGGTGACGAAGACCACCTGGGCGACATGGACTTCAAAGTGGCCGGTACCGCCAAGGGCGTTACCGCACTGCAGATGGACATCAAGATCAAGGGCATCACCGAAGAGATCATGGAAATCGCCCTGGGCCAAGCCCTGGAAGCGCGCCTGAACATCCTCGGCCAGATGAACCAGATCATCGGTCAGTCCCGTACCGAACTGTCGGAAAACGCTCCGACCATGATCGCGATGAAAATCGACACCGACAAGATCCGTGATGTCATCGGTAAAGGCGGCGCGACCATCCGTGCGATCTGCGAAGAAACCAAGGCTTCGATCGACATCGAAGACGACGGTTCGATCAAGATCTTCGGCGAAACCAAGGAAGCGGCAGAAGCAGCACGCCAGCGCGTCCTGGGCATCACCGCGGAAGCCGAGATCGGCAAGATCTACGTCGGCAAGGTCGAGCGCATCGTCGACTTCGGCGCGTTCGTCAACATCCTGCCGGGCAAGGACGGCCTGGTCCACATCTCCATGCTGAGCGATGCTCGCGTCGAGAAAGTGACCGACATCCTGAAAGAAGGCCAGGAAGTGGAAGTGCTGGTACTGGACGTGGACAACCGCGGCCGTATCAAGCTGTCCATCAAGGACGTCGCGGCAGCCAAGGCATCGGGCGTTTAA
- a CDS encoding DUF6388 family protein, translated as MTVKELSQEARHEEALEKYLKETPQLRDEIKDLSADDQKDQIKWAFEDEAEAQGLQPWELTLKYTSTPEEFEAQRLALHKEAAEVLGVEWDEYCEMNNLVV; from the coding sequence ATGACCGTTAAAGAATTGAGTCAAGAAGCCAGGCACGAAGAAGCCCTGGAAAAGTACTTGAAAGAAACGCCGCAACTGCGGGATGAGATCAAGGACCTGTCCGCCGACGATCAGAAAGACCAGATCAAATGGGCGTTCGAAGACGAGGCCGAAGCCCAGGGGCTGCAACCTTGGGAGTTGACCCTCAAATACACCAGCACACCTGAAGAATTCGAGGCGCAGCGCCTTGCGTTGCACAAGGAGGCGGCCGAGGTGTTGGGTGTGGAATGGGATGAATACTGCGAGATGAACAATCTGGTGGTCTGA
- the nadC gene encoding carboxylating nicotinate-nucleotide diphosphorylase → MPNLRLADLTAEIEANVRRALLEDIGSGDITAQLIPAERLAKATIITREAAVISGTAWVDAVFRQLDPRVAVHWQVRDGDRAAPDQALFHLEGPARSLLTGERSALNFLQLLSGVATRARYLADFVADTQVKLLDTRKTLPGLRLAQKYAVTCGGCHNHRIGLYDAFLIKENHIAACGGIAQAISAAHQIAPGKPVEVEVESLAELKEALAAGADIIMLDELSLDDMREAVRLNGGKAKLEASGGINESTLRPIAETGVDYISIGAMTKDVKAIDLSMRLSL, encoded by the coding sequence ATGCCGAATCTACGTCTCGCCGACCTGACCGCCGAAATCGAAGCCAACGTGCGCCGCGCGCTGCTGGAAGACATCGGCAGCGGCGATATCACTGCGCAACTGATTCCCGCCGAGCGCCTGGCGAAGGCCACCATCATCACCCGCGAAGCCGCCGTCATCAGTGGGACGGCCTGGGTGGACGCGGTATTCCGGCAACTGGACCCGCGTGTTGCGGTGCATTGGCAAGTACGTGACGGTGACCGGGCGGCCCCTGACCAGGCGCTGTTCCACCTCGAAGGCCCGGCCCGCTCACTGCTGACGGGTGAGCGCAGCGCGCTGAATTTCCTGCAGTTGCTTTCCGGCGTCGCCACCCGGGCTCGCTACCTGGCGGACTTCGTCGCTGACACCCAGGTCAAGCTGCTGGACACCCGCAAGACCCTTCCGGGGCTGCGCCTGGCACAAAAATACGCGGTCACCTGCGGCGGCTGTCATAACCACCGCATCGGCTTGTACGACGCGTTCCTGATCAAGGAAAACCACATTGCCGCTTGCGGTGGGATTGCCCAGGCCATCAGCGCCGCCCATCAGATCGCACCGGGCAAACCGGTGGAAGTCGAAGTGGAAAGCCTGGCGGAATTGAAAGAAGCACTGGCGGCCGGCGCCGACATCATCATGCTCGACGAACTGAGCCTGGACGACATGCGCGAAGCGGTGCGCCTGAACGGCGGCAAGGCGAAACTGGAGGCCAGCGGCGGCATCAACGAAAGCACGTTGCGCCCGATCGCCGAGACTGGCGTGGACTATATTTCCATCGGGGCGATGACCAAGGATGTGAAGGCCATCGACTTGTCGATGCGCTTGAGCCTCTGA
- a CDS encoding DUF1631 domain-containing protein, with product MHNDGNVVPLHKVPTDQANRSPLARLPVILLQVRDKAAQQLRVGLQGLFDNADDTLFEMADRARNDVEQNLYFEAMRDLRLKRKSIEREFLEQFFEAFVSLAQYDLTQATLAPVLGAMAPQPNHDELERRLAVETMVARVLSRDGVSLDQLTARLSVLLDRPLANQQNPLSPALLCEHFLQAGRNLGVGIKVKLILLKLFERYVLSECDQFYAEANQLLAATGILSDLKAAPSRRASDRAEEAPRPRGDGAVRPRAEDVDDSVHEVFAALQKLLVQVRGSVAPTLEPSAPAQPISTRDLLRLLSHLQQYVPAPAVQDDFDLRSQLEQLLTRVSVKSGRSRVVDGADEDVINLIAMMFEFILDDHNLPDVLKALIGRLQIPMLKVAVQDKSFFSRGNHPARRLLNEIAAAAMGWGDCDDHQRDSLYQRIEQVVQRLLNDYVDDPAIFSEVLADFLAFTSDERRRSELLEQRIRDAEEGRAKAELARQRVEGALNQIMLGKLLPQAVVDFVQQAWSQVLLLTGFKHGEQSAEWQADVLTLEQLVWSVQHHEEPDAGLRLLAMVPELLKALREGLSRSAFDPFATSEFFSELEVLHVQALQRLGQVTEQDEPTDLPVMVEVAEPIVLRTAPKTPTEEPTVRLPADDVGLLQVDQLRLGSWVEFQEDEDNSLRCKLAAIIQATGKYVFVNRTGLKVLEHSRTSLALEFRRGAARLLDDTLLFDRALESVLGNLRQLNRGK from the coding sequence ATGCACAACGACGGGAATGTAGTGCCTTTGCACAAGGTGCCTACCGACCAGGCGAATCGTTCGCCGCTCGCCCGCCTGCCTGTGATTCTCCTTCAGGTTCGCGACAAGGCGGCGCAGCAGTTGCGCGTTGGTTTGCAAGGCCTGTTCGATAACGCCGATGACACGCTGTTCGAAATGGCCGATCGGGCGCGCAACGATGTCGAGCAGAACCTCTATTTCGAAGCCATGCGTGACCTGCGCCTCAAACGCAAAAGCATCGAACGGGAATTCCTCGAGCAGTTTTTCGAGGCGTTTGTCAGCCTGGCCCAGTATGACCTTACCCAGGCGACCCTGGCGCCGGTGCTGGGTGCCATGGCGCCCCAGCCGAACCATGACGAGCTGGAGCGCCGCCTGGCGGTGGAAACCATGGTGGCCCGGGTGCTCAGCCGCGATGGCGTGTCGCTCGATCAACTCACGGCGCGGCTCAGTGTATTGCTGGACCGGCCGTTGGCGAACCAGCAGAACCCGTTGAGCCCGGCATTGCTGTGCGAGCATTTTCTCCAGGCCGGACGCAATCTCGGCGTGGGCATCAAGGTCAAGCTGATCCTGCTCAAGCTCTTCGAGCGTTATGTACTCAGCGAATGCGACCAGTTCTACGCCGAAGCCAATCAGTTGCTGGCCGCCACGGGTATCCTGTCGGACCTGAAGGCTGCTCCATCACGCCGGGCTTCGGATCGCGCCGAAGAAGCCCCTCGGCCCAGGGGCGACGGCGCCGTCCGGCCACGGGCGGAGGACGTCGATGACAGCGTGCACGAAGTGTTTGCCGCATTGCAGAAGCTGTTGGTCCAGGTGCGAGGCAGCGTCGCGCCGACCCTGGAACCGAGCGCGCCGGCCCAGCCGATCTCGACACGCGACCTGCTTCGCTTGCTGTCTCATTTGCAGCAATACGTGCCGGCGCCAGCGGTCCAGGACGATTTCGACCTGCGTAGCCAGCTCGAGCAGTTGTTGACCCGTGTCAGCGTCAAGAGCGGCAGGTCCCGTGTCGTCGATGGTGCCGATGAAGATGTGATCAACCTCATCGCGATGATGTTCGAATTCATTCTCGACGACCATAACCTGCCGGACGTCCTCAAGGCCCTGATCGGACGCCTGCAGATTCCCATGCTCAAGGTCGCCGTGCAGGACAAAAGCTTTTTCAGTCGCGGCAATCACCCGGCCCGCCGGCTGCTCAATGAAATCGCCGCCGCGGCGATGGGCTGGGGCGACTGTGACGATCACCAGCGCGACAGCCTCTACCAGCGCATCGAGCAGGTGGTGCAACGCTTGCTGAACGACTATGTCGACGATCCGGCAATATTTTCCGAAGTGCTGGCCGATTTCCTGGCATTTACCAGCGATGAGCGCCGTCGCAGCGAGTTGCTTGAACAACGCATCAGGGACGCCGAAGAAGGACGGGCCAAGGCTGAACTGGCTCGCCAGCGGGTCGAAGGGGCGCTGAACCAGATCATGCTGGGCAAGCTCCTGCCCCAGGCCGTGGTGGATTTCGTGCAACAGGCCTGGAGCCAGGTGTTGTTGCTGACGGGGTTCAAGCATGGCGAGCAGTCTGCCGAATGGCAGGCCGACGTATTGACCCTCGAACAACTGGTCTGGAGCGTCCAGCACCACGAAGAGCCTGATGCGGGCCTGCGCTTGTTGGCGATGGTGCCGGAATTGCTCAAGGCCTTGCGCGAAGGGCTGAGTCGTTCGGCGTTCGATCCGTTCGCCACCAGCGAGTTTTTCAGCGAGCTGGAAGTGCTCCATGTCCAGGCCCTACAAAGGTTGGGCCAGGTGACGGAGCAGGACGAACCCACCGATTTGCCGGTCATGGTCGAAGTGGCGGAGCCCATCGTCCTGCGTACGGCGCCGAAGACGCCAACGGAAGAGCCGACCGTGCGCCTGCCAGCCGATGACGTGGGCCTGCTGCAAGTCGACCAATTGCGCCTGGGAAGTTGGGTGGAGTTCCAGGAAGACGAAGACAACAGCCTTCGCTGCAAGCTGGCGGCAATCATCCAGGCTACCGGCAAATACGTCTTCGTCAATCGCACCGGCCTCAAGGTTCTGGAGCACAGCCGCACCAGCCTGGCCCTGGAGTTCCGCCGGGGAGCGGCGCGGTTGCTGGACGATACCTTGCTGTTCGACCGGGCGCTCGAGTCCGTGCTGGGTAACCTGCGCCAACTCAATCGCGGCAAGTGA
- the ampD gene encoding 1,6-anhydro-N-acetylmuramyl-L-alanine amidase AmpD codes for MQLDSASGWCDGARHCPSPNFNARPEGEISLLVIHNISLPPAQFATGKVQEFFQNRLDVTEHPYFAGIADLRVSAHFLIERDGAVTQFVSCVDRAWHAGVSCFEGRETCNDFSVGIELEGTDDIPFTDAQYFSLVELTRQLQAAFPAITVQRICGHSDIAPGRKTDPGPAFDWARYRAALTGGEGR; via the coding sequence ATGCAGCTGGACTCCGCGAGCGGTTGGTGCGATGGCGCGCGTCATTGCCCTTCGCCCAATTTCAATGCGCGCCCCGAGGGCGAAATTTCCCTGCTGGTCATCCACAACATCAGCTTGCCGCCGGCACAGTTCGCTACCGGCAAAGTGCAGGAATTTTTCCAGAATCGCCTGGATGTCACGGAACATCCCTACTTTGCCGGTATTGCCGACCTGCGCGTCTCTGCGCATTTCCTGATCGAACGTGACGGCGCCGTGACCCAATTTGTCTCTTGTGTGGATCGTGCGTGGCACGCGGGCGTTTCGTGCTTCGAGGGGCGGGAGACCTGTAATGACTTTTCCGTGGGCATCGAGCTGGAAGGTACCGATGATATTCCTTTCACCGATGCACAATATTTCTCCCTCGTGGAACTGACCCGGCAGTTGCAGGCAGCGTTTCCGGCGATCACGGTGCAGCGTATTTGCGGGCACAGCGACATCGCCCCGGGGCGCAAGACCGATCCGGGACCGGCATTCGACTGGGCGCGCTACCGCGCGGCCCTGACAGGAGGGGAAGGACGATGA